Sequence from the Cuniculiplasma divulgatum genome:
GATAGCAGGGTCACGCTTCTGGCAAAAGATCCGTCCAGGGCAAAAATAGATTTTTCAGCAATCTGATAGATCGAATGTGGCTAACTTTACCTGGAGTTCCCCTATATTTCTGTTCATGCGAATGATGCCGGCACAGGCGGTCATTTCCGCCTCCTGATCCGATATGGTCTGCGGGATGAATATACTCATTCGGGAACATTCCAGTGCAATCATATAGCACCCCCGTGGCTTCCTGCGTTTATTTTCATTCCCCATGCATATTTCCCGCTGGGAATGATTCAATAATTAACTTATATTGCAAAGACATAGTCAGATGGTAATAATATGGACTTTAACTTCACTGAGGAGCAGGATATAATCAGGAGTTCGGCAAGGCAGTTTGCCCAGAAAGAAATTGCGCCGCGCATTCAGGAAATGGTGGCAAAGCGCAGGATCCCACAGGAAATCATATCTGGAATGAAAAAGCTGGGTGTTCTGGGCATGACCGTCCCGGAAAAGTACGGCGGGATGGGGGCGGATGCCGTTACCACAGGTATAGTTGCTGAAGAGATTGCTGCAGCTGATCCCACAATGTCCATTCCCGTGATGTTTCTCGTCCACAATGCGTGGTCTTACCTTGTATCAAAATATTCTGGCAGCGAGGTTGCCCAGGAGTTCCTGCCAAAGATGGCAAAGGGTGAAATCATAACAGCAATAGCATCCACGGAGCCCAATTTTGGATCCGACATTGGGTCAATGACAACAACTGCTACAAGATCCGGCAGCGACTACATAATCAATGGAGAGAAGTCATTTATCAGCCTTGTGAGGGATGTCAGGGACATGGGCGGAGGGTATGTCACAGTTGCAAAGACCGCCCCGGATAAGGGCACCTCAGGAGTGACGCTTTTCTACACACCTGACAGCAAGGATCATATTGAAATCACCAACCTGGAGGAAATGGGAAGGGAAGGATCAACATGGGGAGCCTTGAATTTCAGGGATTACAGGATCAACGAGAAGTTTATTCTTGGAAATGTGAACCAGGGATTCAAGATCGTCCACGAGGGGTTCGAGTTCGCCAGGTCCCTGATTGCAGTGATGTCCGTCTCCACAGCAATGACATGCCTGAACAATGGGATTGAATACATGAAGACAAGAAAGGCTTTCGGCCAGCCCATCGGCAAATATCAGGGTCTCCAGTTCCAGCTCGCCGACCACATGGCGAGGATGGAGGCTGCCAGGACCCTTGGTTTCAAGGCACTGTGGATGTATGACCAGGAGCAGAAATACAAGAAATTCACAAGATTCGAGGTGAGCCGGGAAGTTGCCACTGCTAAGCTGCTGGCCACCATATGGTCTTTCGATGCCATCAACGATGCACTCCAGTGGCACGGGGCATATGGCTACACAAAATACAATCCGCAGGAGCTTGCCCTGAGGGGCGTCAGGTCCTTCATGCTTGCTGAAGGATCACGTGAAATAATGAAGATGATCATAGCCAGGGAAAGCCTTGGAAAGGAGTTCTTCAAGGAGTAGGTGAACCGGGTGAGCGAGGAGATCGGCATAGAAGATTTCAGGAAGATAGAGTTCCGGACCGGCAGGGTTGTTGAGTGCGAGAAGGTGCCACGCTCCAGGAGCCTTCTCAGGATTGTTGTGGATCTTGGGGAGGAGAAGAGGCAGATCATATCCAGCATATCTGAGTTTTACAGCCCGGAGGAAATGGTTGGAAAAACCATAGTTGTGGTCACTAACCTGAAGAAGGCCACATTCATGGGCCTGGAAAGCCAGGGCATGCTCCTGGCG
This genomic interval carries:
- a CDS encoding acyl-CoA dehydrogenase family protein; translated protein: MDFNFTEEQDIIRSSARQFAQKEIAPRIQEMVAKRRIPQEIISGMKKLGVLGMTVPEKYGGMGADAVTTGIVAEEIAAADPTMSIPVMFLVHNAWSYLVSKYSGSEVAQEFLPKMAKGEIITAIASTEPNFGSDIGSMTTTATRSGSDYIINGEKSFISLVRDVRDMGGGYVTVAKTAPDKGTSGVTLFYTPDSKDHIEITNLEEMGREGSTWGALNFRDYRINEKFILGNVNQGFKIVHEGFEFARSLIAVMSVSTAMTCLNNGIEYMKTRKAFGQPIGKYQGLQFQLADHMARMEAARTLGFKALWMYDQEQKYKKFTRFEVSREVATAKLLATIWSFDAINDALQWHGAYGYTKYNPQELALRGVRSFMLAEGSREIMKMIIARESLGKEFFKE
- the metG gene encoding methionine--tRNA ligase subunit beta yields the protein MSEEIGIEDFRKIEFRTGRVVECEKVPRSRSLLRIVVDLGEEKRQIISSISEFYSPEEMVGKTIVVVTNLKKATFMGLESQGMLLAVEKDDFLSLLTTDRESPPGLRVS